A window from Nitrospirota bacterium encodes these proteins:
- a CDS encoding type II toxin-antitoxin system RelE/ParE family toxin, with the protein MRIRWFAAAIQDLISLRQYIAAERPETAADVAARILSCVENLSIHPASGRTGRVEGTRELVIAELPFIVPYRVRNRTVEILRVLHTSRKWPTRRKK; encoded by the coding sequence ATGAGAATACGGTGGTTCGCCGCTGCTATTCAGGATCTTATCTCCTTGAGACAATATATCGCCGCTGAGAGGCCTGAAACCGCTGCAGATGTTGCCGCACGTATCCTGAGCTGTGTTGAAAATCTCAGTATCCATCCTGCATCGGGAAGGACCGGCAGAGTTGAAGGCACCCGCGAGCTGGTCATTGCAGAACTCCCGTTTATTGTTCCCTATCGCGTCAGAAACAGAACAGTCGAAATTCTGCGTGTGCTGCATACATCCAGAAAATGGCCGACCCGGCGCAAGAAATAA
- a CDS encoding ribbon-helix-helix protein, CopG family, with the protein MSTTLTIRIDEETKSRLDTLARATTRSKSYLVSNAIEEFLKQNEWHIQEIRKTVAKADKPDARFADHEDVASWLRTWGTDKELDPPK; encoded by the coding sequence ATGAGCACTACCCTGACCATACGCATTGATGAAGAAACGAAGAGCCGCCTTGACACTCTTGCCCGAGCCACAACCCGATCAAAATCATATCTTGTAAGCAATGCCATAGAGGAATTTCTCAAACAGAATGAATGGCATATTCAGGAGATCAGGAAGACAGTTGCAAAAGCTGATAAACCTGATGCGAGGTTTGCAGATCACGAAGATGTTGCCTCCTGGCTGCGAACGTGGGGAACTGACAAAGAACTGGATCCACCCAAATGA
- a CDS encoding M48 family metallopeptidase codes for MQLTAYFILAAYILIQCASYWLDFINIKHMKQKGLAIPSGFEGYIDVALLKKTHAYTIEHNTVGLVESVISNIITLVFIYGGLLAIYAAWISSLSASFIIQGLLFFLILSYAGSLLSIPFSLYNTFKIENKYGFNTMTMKLWITDLIKSTLISTVLMGIVMTCGLWIIQKSPELWWLYVWSFFFVFSIFMMYISPYVIEPLFNTFTPLEGDTLEEKIKTMMQKTGIMVSRVFKIDASKRSHHTNAYFTGIGKTKRIVLYDTLLNKMDEDEVLAVLAHEGGHWKKKHVLKMLVIFETLSLAGAYIAFKVLNAGLLAEIFGIRGNTFFAELVLISFVFSIVSFPFTPLFSAFSRKHEREADRFAVDIAPKPDALATSLIKLSKDNLSNLHPHPLYAAFHYSHPPVVERVAKIHEMAKERS; via the coding sequence ATGCAATTAACTGCTTATTTTATTCTTGCTGCCTATATCCTGATCCAGTGCGCAAGCTATTGGCTGGACTTTATCAATATCAAACACATGAAGCAGAAGGGTCTTGCCATACCTTCTGGTTTTGAGGGATATATCGACGTGGCGCTGCTGAAGAAGACCCATGCGTATACCATCGAACATAACACTGTCGGCCTTGTCGAATCGGTGATCAGCAACATCATCACCCTTGTCTTTATTTATGGCGGCCTGCTTGCCATTTATGCCGCTTGGATCTCATCTCTTTCCGCCTCTTTCATTATCCAGGGCCTGCTCTTTTTCCTTATCCTGAGTTATGCAGGCTCTCTGCTCTCGATCCCGTTCAGCCTGTATAACACCTTCAAAATAGAAAATAAATATGGCTTCAATACTATGACCATGAAGCTCTGGATCACTGATCTTATCAAGTCAACGCTCATCTCGACCGTGCTGATGGGGATCGTTATGACGTGTGGTTTATGGATCATCCAGAAGAGCCCTGAGCTCTGGTGGCTTTATGTCTGGTCTTTCTTTTTTGTCTTCAGCATATTCATGATGTATATCTCTCCGTATGTGATCGAGCCGCTCTTTAATACATTCACGCCGCTTGAAGGCGATACTCTTGAGGAGAAGATAAAGACGATGATGCAGAAGACCGGCATAATGGTCAGCCGCGTTTTCAAGATCGATGCCTCAAAGCGCAGCCATCATACGAACGCATACTTCACCGGCATCGGCAAGACCAAGCGGATCGTGCTCTATGACACTCTCTTGAACAAGATGGATGAGGATGAGGTTCTTGCGGTGCTGGCCCATGAAGGCGGACACTGGAAGAAAAAACATGTGCTCAAGATGCTCGTGATCTTTGAAACGCTTTCATTAGCCGGTGCGTATATTGCCTTCAAGGTTCTTAATGCAGGACTGCTTGCAGAGATTTTTGGTATCAGGGGCAATACGTTTTTCGCTGAACTGGTGCTCATCAGTTTTGTTTTTAGTATTGTCTCTTTTCCCTTTACGCCGCTTTTCAGTGCCTTTTCCCGTAAACATGAGCGTGAGGCTGACCGGTTTGCTGTAGATATTGCGCCAAAGCCGGATGCACTTGCCACATCACTGATCAAGCTTTCAAAGGACAATCTTTCGAATCTGCATCCTCATCCGCTGTATGCTGCCTTTCACTATTCACACCCGCCTGTTGTTGAACGGGTAGCAAAGATCCATGAGATGGCAAAGGAAAGATCATGA
- a CDS encoding type II toxin-antitoxin system HicB family antitoxin, whose translation MKEKLTAIFQKSPYGFIGFIEELPGANTQGTTLEETRSNLAEAVQLVLDANRQLFEEEFKGIEIIREDFGMVTA comes from the coding sequence ATGAAGGAAAAATTGACAGCAATCTTTCAAAAATCACCTTACGGATTTATTGGTTTCATTGAAGAGCTTCCAGGAGCAAATACGCAGGGAACGACATTAGAAGAAACAAGAAGTAATTTAGCAGAAGCGGTTCAGCTTGTATTAGATGCCAACAGACAGCTTTTTGAGGAAGAATTCAAGGGAATTGAAATTATAAGAGAAGACTTTGGAATGGTAACTGCTTGA
- a CDS encoding PilZ domain-containing protein, with translation MERRCREICGDDVRNCFIDNQNQIDCIADMVLNKVFAVSLCIEPVLNDASEEMNRLYLKQAMHALNELTNWIKYLQVVKDIKLLAAVSEDRMSDRRRESRYPMPEIYQRHLKFQVAVSDLLIPVRLVNFSRHGLSLVIADKLSVDSSYRCMISTAQTIRKETSFNIRVRHCAGHADGFLVGAEIEDIADSLSFDFFENIVSFMDAVSDKNRSEAGE, from the coding sequence ATGGAAAGAAGATGCAGGGAAATCTGCGGTGATGATGTCAGAAACTGCTTTATTGACAATCAAAACCAGATCGACTGTATAGCGGACATGGTGCTGAATAAGGTTTTTGCCGTCAGTTTATGCATTGAGCCTGTCCTCAATGACGCGAGTGAGGAGATGAACAGGCTATATCTCAAACAGGCAATGCATGCCCTGAACGAACTGACCAACTGGATCAAATATCTGCAGGTGGTAAAGGATATAAAACTGCTTGCGGCGGTATCCGAAGACAGGATGTCCGACAGAAGGCGTGAAAGCAGATATCCCATGCCGGAGATATATCAAAGGCATCTCAAATTCCAAGTTGCTGTTTCTGACTTATTAATCCCTGTCAGGCTGGTCAATTTCAGCCGTCACGGGCTTTCCCTTGTTATTGCCGATAAATTGTCAGTTGATTCATCATACCGGTGCATGATTTCAACTGCTCAGACAATAAGAAAGGAAACCTCCTTTAATATCAGGGTAAGGCACTGCGCCGGACATGCTGACGGATTTCTTGTGGGAGCAGAGATAGAGGACATTGCTGACAGTCTGTCTTTTGATTTTTTTGAAAATATAGTCAGCTTCATGGATGCTGTTTCAGATAAGAACCGGTCGGAGGCCGGGGAATAA
- the glgP gene encoding alpha-glucan family phosphorylase, producing MRPVTTFRVIPKIPESIEKLRALAYNLNWSWDYEAVSLIRRMDHDIWEEADHNPVKVLGMISQERLDELSKDDGFLAHYRRVTEKFERYMHEPKWYDRHFGKKDAIIAYFSLEFGITEALPIYSGGLGILAGDHLKSASDLGIPLVGVGLLYQCGYFRQHLNYDGWQAESYPINDFYNMAVEEVKDKDGNNLVVSIDLAGRKVYAKAWLANVGRVRLYLLDTNIGLNAGPDHDITDELYGGDNEKRMQQEMVLGIGGIRMLKQLGIMPAVCHMNEGHSAFLGLERIRILMQEQKMSFKQAIEVVRAGGVFTTHTPVPAGIDVFPSDLMRKYFFDYAKELGLSWDDFLALGADSYENRHNGFSMAALAFHLSERANGVSKLHGHVSRNIFRYIWPGLPQEEIPITSITNGIHHRSWISHDMESLYYRYMGENWIQEPQNMNKKEHVDEIPDEELWRTHERRRERLVSFARKKLKKQLIRRGAPITEIKTAEEVLDPEILTIGFARRFATYKRADLILRHPDRLARILNNESAPVQIIFSGKAHPRDTPGKELIRELVHLSQGEEFRKRIVFLEDYDIAIARYLVQGVDVWLNTPRRLYEASGTSGMKAAVNGVLNMSILDGWWDEAFKAGIGWAIGKVDEYSDINYQYDIEANAIYDLLEKEVIPLFYTRGTDKLPRGWIHYMKESIRSLYPVFNTNRMVIEYTERCYNMAESRFNLVTQNNFENAKALAGFKDGIAGKWSKIKIEDIRSDAEEKVMIGHCLSVLATVNLGEINPDHVDVQVYHGLVDNTGMITEGVSDSLKDIRKLSDGKYEFSGCLNCTLSGMQGFSIRILPKNDLLENPFVPGLVKWAV from the coding sequence ATGAGACCAGTAACGACCTTCCGTGTTATACCAAAGATCCCTGAGAGCATAGAGAAACTGAGAGCGCTTGCCTATAATCTCAACTGGAGCTGGGATTATGAAGCGGTGTCTCTTATCAGGAGAATGGATCATGACATTTGGGAGGAAGCTGACCATAACCCGGTCAAGGTCCTTGGCATGATCAGTCAGGAGCGGCTTGATGAGCTCTCGAAAGACGACGGATTCCTTGCCCATTACCGCAGAGTAACGGAAAAATTTGAGCGGTACATGCATGAGCCGAAATGGTATGACAGGCATTTTGGGAAGAAGGATGCGATCATTGCTTATTTTTCACTGGAGTTTGGTATCACCGAGGCGCTGCCCATTTATTCGGGAGGTCTTGGGATCCTTGCCGGCGACCATCTGAAGTCAGCCTCTGATCTCGGCATCCCCCTTGTCGGTGTCGGGCTCCTTTACCAATGCGGCTACTTCAGACAGCATCTGAACTATGACGGGTGGCAGGCAGAAAGCTATCCGATCAACGACTTCTACAATATGGCTGTCGAAGAGGTGAAAGACAAGGACGGCAACAATCTCGTCGTGTCGATCGACCTGGCAGGCAGAAAAGTTTATGCAAAGGCATGGCTTGCGAATGTCGGCCGCGTGAGGCTCTACCTCCTGGACACGAATATCGGCCTTAACGCAGGACCGGATCATGATATAACTGACGAACTGTACGGCGGCGACAATGAAAAAAGAATGCAGCAGGAGATGGTGCTCGGTATCGGCGGCATCAGGATGCTCAAACAGCTCGGCATCATGCCGGCAGTCTGTCATATGAATGAAGGTCATTCAGCCTTTTTGGGGCTCGAGCGTATCAGGATCCTGATGCAGGAACAGAAGATGTCCTTTAAGCAGGCGATAGAGGTCGTACGGGCAGGCGGTGTATTTACCACGCATACGCCGGTGCCTGCCGGCATTGATGTATTCCCCTCGGATCTTATGAGGAAATACTTCTTTGACTATGCGAAGGAACTGGGCCTCAGCTGGGACGACTTTCTTGCCCTGGGTGCGGACAGTTATGAGAACCGTCACAACGGTTTTTCGATGGCAGCCCTTGCATTTCACCTTTCAGAGCGGGCTAATGGCGTGAGCAAGCTCCATGGGCATGTTTCAAGGAATATCTTCAGATACATATGGCCCGGGCTTCCCCAGGAAGAGATCCCGATCACATCGATAACAAACGGTATTCACCACAGATCCTGGATATCTCATGATATGGAGTCTCTCTACTACCGGTACATGGGAGAAAATTGGATCCAGGAGCCGCAGAACATGAACAAAAAGGAGCATGTTGACGAGATACCGGACGAGGAACTCTGGAGGACCCATGAGAGGAGAAGGGAAAGGCTGGTATCCTTTGCCCGGAAAAAGCTGAAAAAACAGCTCATCAGGCGCGGGGCTCCGATCACTGAGATCAAGACAGCAGAAGAGGTCCTCGATCCTGAGATACTTACCATAGGCTTTGCCCGGAGGTTTGCTACGTACAAAAGAGCTGACCTTATCCTGCGTCACCCGGACAGGCTTGCCCGCATATTGAACAATGAGAGCGCCCCGGTGCAGATCATCTTTTCCGGCAAGGCGCATCCCAGGGACACGCCGGGAAAGGAACTGATCCGGGAGCTTGTTCACCTTTCCCAGGGCGAGGAGTTCAGAAAGCGCATTGTATTCCTGGAGGACTATGACATTGCGATCGCACGCTACCTCGTGCAGGGCGTTGATGTCTGGCTCAACACGCCGCGCAGGCTTTACGAGGCATCAGGAACAAGCGGTATGAAGGCAGCTGTCAACGGAGTTCTGAACATGAGTATTCTTGACGGCTGGTGGGACGAAGCGTTCAAGGCGGGCATCGGCTGGGCGATCGGCAAAGTGGACGAATACTCTGATATCAACTACCAGTATGATATTGAGGCAAATGCCATCTATGACCTGCTCGAGAAGGAGGTTATCCCGCTCTTCTATACCAGAGGCACAGACAAATTGCCCCGCGGCTGGATACATTATATGAAGGAGTCTATCAGGAGTCTTTATCCGGTGTTTAATACCAACAGGATGGTTATTGAGTATACAGAGCGATGCTACAACATGGCTGAGAGCCGTTTCAACCTTGTCACACAAAACAACTTTGAAAATGCAAAGGCGCTTGCCGGGTTCAAGGACGGGATAGCCGGGAAGTGGTCAAAGATAAAGATCGAGGATATACGTTCTGATGCCGAGGAAAAGGTGATGATCGGACACTGCCTGTCAGTGCTCGCAACCGTGAACCTTGGAGAGATCAACCCTGATCACGTTGATGTGCAGGTCTATCACGGGCTTGTGGATAATACGGGCATGATCACTGAAGGAGTTTCAGACAGCCTTAAGGACATCAGGAAGCTGAGTGACGGGAAGTATGAGTTCTCGGGCTGCCTTAATTGCACACTGAGCGGTATGCAGGGATTCTCGATAAGGATCCTGCCGAAGAACGACCTTCTTGAGAATCCCTTTGTGCCCGGCCTTGTCAAATGGGCAGTATAA
- the msrB gene encoding peptide-methionine (R)-S-oxide reductase MsrB, with translation MKKIISILILTLIGSISMADAEQNKKTAIKWEKATFAGGCFWCMEPPYEKLEGVKEVLSGYTGGRKVNPTYEEVSSGSTGHLESIEITYDPSVVSYDTLLDVFWRNIDPTDAGGQFVDRGGQYRSAIFYHTEDQKKAAEASKQRLAGTGVFSKPIVTEILPAAIFYKAEEYHQDYYKKNQIRYKFYRFNSGRDQFLEKTWKGKAEITTTAQGAKTYRKPSKEELKKKLTPMQYKVTQEEGTEPAFNNEYANNKKEGIYVDIVSGEPLFSSLDKYDSGTGWPSFTRPLEPSNIVEKTDRSWFTTRTEVRSKQGDSHLGHVFSDGPKPTGLRYCMNSAALRFIPREDLEKEGYGQYKKLFGK, from the coding sequence ATGAAAAAGATAATTTCGATACTAATCTTGACGCTCATCGGGAGTATTTCCATGGCTGACGCAGAGCAAAATAAGAAGACTGCAATTAAATGGGAAAAGGCGACTTTTGCAGGGGGCTGCTTCTGGTGCATGGAGCCGCCCTATGAAAAACTGGAAGGCGTCAAAGAAGTCCTGTCAGGATACACGGGCGGCAGGAAGGTCAATCCGACGTATGAAGAGGTATCTTCCGGCAGTACCGGTCATCTGGAGTCGATAGAGATTACCTATGATCCCTCCGTGGTCTCCTATGATACATTGCTCGACGTCTTCTGGAGAAATATCGATCCAACAGATGCGGGGGGGCAGTTTGTCGACAGGGGCGGTCAGTACCGCTCTGCTATCTTCTACCATACCGAGGATCAAAAGAAGGCTGCCGAGGCGTCGAAGCAGAGACTTGCCGGAACAGGCGTGTTCAGTAAGCCCATAGTTACGGAGATCCTGCCCGCAGCAATATTTTACAAGGCAGAGGAATATCATCAGGACTATTACAAGAAGAATCAGATCAGATACAAATTCTACCGGTTCAATTCAGGGAGGGACCAGTTCCTTGAGAAGACATGGAAGGGAAAGGCTGAGATAACGACAACTGCGCAGGGAGCAAAAACATATAGGAAACCATCAAAAGAGGAACTGAAGAAGAAGCTTACCCCGATGCAGTACAAGGTGACGCAGGAGGAAGGCACAGAACCAGCTTTCAATAATGAATACGCTAACAACAAGAAAGAGGGTATTTATGTCGATATTGTCTCGGGCGAACCGCTCTTCAGCTCGCTCGACAAGTATGATTCAGGGACCGGCTGGCCCAGCTTTACAAGGCCTCTTGAGCCGTCGAATATCGTTGAGAAGACGGACCGGAGCTGGTTCACCACACGCACAGAGGTGAGGTCCAAACAGGGTGATTCGCATCTCGGACATGTGTTCAGCGACGGTCCGAAGCCGACCGGCCTCAGATACTGCATGAACTCTGCAGCGCTCCGCTTTATCCCAAGGGAAGACCTTGAGAAAGAAGGATACGGCCAGTACAAGAAGCTGTTTGGAAAGTAG
- a CDS encoding Smr/MutS family protein, which produces MESSFLESDNKSEPEPVEFPINGVLDLHTFHPGEVKDLLPDYLHECSMKGIFEVRIIHGKGTGALRETVHAILRRLPEVSSFKLADETVGSWGATVVVLRPLD; this is translated from the coding sequence TTGGAAAGTAGTTTTTTGGAAAGCGATAATAAATCCGAACCAGAGCCCGTTGAATTTCCGATCAACGGGGTTCTTGATCTCCACACCTTTCATCCGGGCGAGGTAAAGGATCTGCTTCCTGATTATCTGCATGAATGCAGCATGAAGGGGATTTTCGAAGTACGGATTATCCATGGAAAGGGCACGGGCGCTCTGCGTGAAACAGTTCACGCTATCCTGAGGAGACTGCCCGAGGTTTCATCATTCAAACTTGCTGATGAAACCGTAGGCAGTTGGGGTGCGACTGTTGTGGTGCTGAGACCTCTTGATTAA
- a CDS encoding carboxymuconolactone decarboxylase family protein has product MAEKDKKKLVKQARTLMEDEGLADALSQMIEDQRGHLGFLLSTLKKRHKTFNPYVLKGMSVYREPAAIDRKTAELAAISAATALRCEHCLDAHMGRAMEEGASIEEILDVMLISAAICESSTLSVAFRKFKQFEGKLEKQTKKS; this is encoded by the coding sequence ATGGCAGAAAAAGATAAAAAGAAACTGGTCAAACAGGCAAGAACACTCATGGAGGATGAGGGCTTGGCCGATGCCCTTTCTCAGATGATAGAAGACCAGCGGGGGCACCTCGGCTTCCTCCTGAGCACATTAAAGAAGAGGCACAAAACCTTTAATCCCTATGTGCTGAAGGGCATGTCTGTATACCGGGAACCGGCTGCAATAGACAGGAAAACTGCGGAACTTGCTGCAATCAGCGCTGCAACAGCGCTCAGGTGCGAACACTGCCTTGATGCGCATATGGGCAGGGCAATGGAAGAAGGCGCAAGCATCGAGGAGATACTCGATGTCATGCTTATCTCGGCAGCCATCTGCGAATCGTCCACGCTGTCCGTAGCCTTCAGAAAGTTCAAGCAGTTCGAGGGGAAACTGGAAAAACAGACAAAGAAGTCTTAA
- a CDS encoding type II toxin-antitoxin system HicA family toxin: protein MKRKDVIRHLESNGCEFLREGANHTVYVNRLKKKVSTVPRHREVDENLVTKICKDLEIPKA, encoded by the coding sequence TTGAAGCGAAAAGATGTAATCCGGCATCTTGAGTCAAACGGATGTGAATTCCTTCGGGAAGGCGCAAATCACACGGTATATGTAAATCGGTTGAAAAAGAAGGTCAGCACGGTTCCCCGCCACAGAGAGGTTGATGAAAACCTTGTCACGAAAATATGTAAAGACCTTGAAATACCGAAGGCATGA
- a CDS encoding ABC transporter permease subunit (The N-terminal region of this protein, as described by TIGR01726, is a three transmembrane segment that identifies a subfamily of ABC transporter permease subunits, which specificities that include histidine, arginine, glutamine, glutamate, L-cystine (sic), the opines (in Agrobacterium) octopine and nopaline, etc.) has product MNVRRYQRILSLLLGLGLLLYWAVPSQSKPGALEEVQKRGYLLWGSDAEGGAPYIFPDPKDPSRLIGFEVDIADAIARELGVKAKQSQNAWDSLVPGLQRGDYDIAMNGIEITPQREREVLFSMPYYIYTEQLVVRKEESAIRTTDDLKGKKVGTLSGTVAQDILTKIGGVDVRIYPGQVEPYEDLAIGRIDAVLLDLPIAAYYGKSNPKLKYAGTPMGEGFYAIAVRKGDADLRKAINDILAKLLKSGELKKIYEKWDLWNEAQEKLFRNIKDSSGYSGLEESKKAPVYTFFPLLLKGAGLTIFISATAMALAITLGLFLTVVRLYSRAPFSNIATAYIEVYRGTPLLIQLYILYYGLPNIGISLSPFVAAFLGLGMNYAAYEAELYRAGISAIPKGQMEAALSLGMTQRMALRRVVLPQAFRIALPGVTNDFIALFKDSSLVSIIAMVELTKTYTILAASTLRFFELGLIVALLYFAMSYPLSLFARSLEEKLKGKRR; this is encoded by the coding sequence ATGAATGTGAGACGTTATCAGCGAATACTATCGTTACTCCTGGGTCTTGGGCTGCTGCTGTACTGGGCAGTGCCGTCCCAGTCAAAACCAGGAGCGCTTGAAGAGGTTCAAAAGCGCGGGTACCTGCTCTGGGGCTCTGATGCAGAGGGGGGCGCTCCTTATATTTTTCCTGACCCGAAAGATCCATCACGGCTGATCGGATTTGAAGTTGATATTGCCGATGCCATAGCCCGGGAATTGGGCGTAAAGGCAAAGCAGTCGCAAAATGCATGGGACAGTCTTGTCCCTGGCCTGCAGAGAGGCGACTATGACATCGCCATGAACGGCATCGAGATCACACCCCAGAGAGAACGGGAAGTGCTTTTTTCGATGCCTTACTATATCTATACTGAACAGCTTGTTGTCAGAAAAGAAGAGTCAGCTATCCGGACAACGGATGATCTCAAAGGCAAAAAGGTAGGCACTCTCTCAGGCACTGTTGCCCAGGATATTCTGACAAAGATCGGCGGGGTAGATGTCAGGATCTATCCGGGCCAGGTCGAGCCGTATGAGGACCTTGCGATCGGCAGGATCGATGCCGTGCTCCTCGACCTTCCGATCGCTGCATATTACGGCAAGTCAAATCCGAAACTGAAATATGCCGGGACACCGATGGGTGAGGGGTTTTATGCCATTGCCGTGCGCAAAGGCGATGCAGATCTCCGGAAGGCCATAAATGATATTCTTGCAAAACTCCTCAAATCAGGCGAGCTGAAAAAGATCTATGAAAAGTGGGACCTCTGGAACGAGGCACAGGAAAAACTTTTCAGGAATATAAAAGACTCCTCCGGGTACAGCGGACTTGAGGAAAGCAAAAAAGCGCCGGTCTATACCTTCTTCCCCCTGCTCCTGAAGGGCGCCGGTCTGACGATCTTCATCTCAGCGACAGCCATGGCGCTGGCTATAACCCTGGGTCTTTTTCTGACTGTTGTGAGACTTTACAGCAGGGCGCCATTCAGCAATATCGCTACTGCTTACATAGAGGTCTATCGCGGCACCCCGCTTCTGATCCAGCTTTATATCCTGTACTATGGACTGCCGAATATCGGCATTTCTCTGAGCCCTTTTGTTGCGGCATTTCTCGGCCTCGGCATGAACTATGCAGCCTATGAGGCTGAGCTGTACCGGGCAGGCATCAGTGCGATCCCTAAGGGGCAGATGGAGGCAGCGCTCTCGCTTGGCATGACGCAGCGCATGGCTTTACGAAGGGTCGTCCTGCCCCAGGCCTTCAGGATCGCTCTGCCGGGTGTAACGAACGATTTTATAGCACTTTTCAAGGACTCTTCTCTGGTATCGATCATAGCGATGGTCGAGCTCACAAAGACCTACACCATACTTGCAGCATCGACCCTGAGATTCTTTGAGCTCGGCTTGATCGTTGCTCTCCTGTATTTTGCCATGAGCTACCCGCTTTCTCTTTTTGCGCGCAGTCTTGAGGAGAAACTGAAGGGGAAACGCAGATGA
- a CDS encoding thioesterase family protein — MKHTLKTGIESEFTFRIPESKTVPALYPESAEFQEMPEVFATGFMVGFLEWACIKAINPHLDWPGEQTVGTHIDVSHIAATPVGFDVTAKVKLVEVDGRRLLFEVEAHDGIDLISKGTHERFIINKDKFNLKMTEKITKKGS; from the coding sequence ATGAAGCATACCCTGAAGACGGGGATTGAATCAGAGTTCACATTTCGCATTCCGGAGTCAAAGACCGTTCCGGCCCTTTATCCCGAATCAGCCGAGTTTCAGGAAATGCCGGAAGTGTTTGCCACCGGCTTTATGGTAGGGTTCCTTGAGTGGGCCTGCATTAAAGCGATAAATCCTCATCTTGACTGGCCTGGCGAACAGACTGTCGGCACGCATATTGACGTCAGTCATATCGCTGCAACGCCGGTAGGCTTTGACGTAACCGCAAAAGTAAAACTGGTCGAGGTTGACGGCAGGCGGCTCTTATTTGAGGTCGAGGCCCATGACGGCATAGACCTGATCTCAAAAGGAACGCACGAGCGCTTTATCATTAATAAGGATAAGTTTAACCTGAAGATGACAGAAAAGATCACGAAGAAGGGTTCCTAA
- a CDS encoding amino acid ABC transporter ATP-binding protein, whose amino-acid sequence MIAVRDLHKAFGEQQLFRGINLEINKGEVVVCIGPSGSGKSTFLRCINGLEYFGKGEIMVDSLELHSINRVRPAREDLEAIRRIRLKVGMVFQQFNLFPHMTVLENIIEAPMSVLNVSREAASEQAVSLLRRINLEAKVSSYPDQLSGGEQQRVAIARALAMKPEAMLFDEPTSSLDPEMVGEVLAVIKGLVNEGMTTVIATHEMGFAREVADRVVVFDKGEIVEIGSPEEIFANPRAERTKTFLSRVLKS is encoded by the coding sequence ATGATCGCGGTCAGGGATCTGCATAAGGCCTTTGGCGAACAGCAGCTCTTCAGGGGCATCAACCTTGAGATCAACAAGGGTGAGGTGGTTGTCTGCATCGGACCGTCCGGCAGCGGCAAGAGCACGTTTCTCCGGTGCATCAATGGCCTGGAATATTTCGGGAAGGGCGAGATCATGGTCGATTCCCTTGAACTGCATTCGATCAACAGGGTGAGGCCTGCCAGGGAAGACCTTGAGGCAATACGCAGGATACGGCTCAAGGTCGGCATGGTCTTTCAGCAGTTCAATCTTTTTCCTCACATGACCGTGCTCGAAAATATCATAGAGGCGCCTATGAGCGTTCTCAATGTGAGCAGGGAAGCAGCCTCTGAGCAGGCAGTGTCGCTCCTCAGGAGGATCAACCTTGAAGCAAAGGTGAGCAGCTATCCGGATCAGCTCTCCGGCGGGGAACAGCAGCGGGTCGCGATCGCGCGGGCCCTTGCCATGAAACCTGAGGCAATGCTCTTTGACGAGCCTACCTCTTCTCTTGATCCTGAAATGGTCGGCGAGGTCCTTGCGGTCATAAAAGGGCTGGTGAACGAAGGCATGACAACGGTTATCGCGACGCATGAAATGGGTTTTGCACGGGAAGTCGCTGACAGGGTTGTGGTCTTCGATAAGGGCGAGATCGTGGAGATCGGTTCGCCTGAAGAGATCTTTGCCAATCCCAGGGCTGAACGCACAAAGACCTTCCTCAGTAGGGTGCTGAAGAGTTAG